Part of the Apilactobacillus apisilvae genome is shown below.
CAACAACTTTTTATAATTATTTTTTTAATAACTAACTTGTTATTTTTGACGACAAACAATATAATAACAAGTTAAATAATAAAAGTCAACAAGTTATTTTATTTGATGTGTCGCCTAAATGACAACAGAAGTAATAATATCAATAATAAATTGAAAGGTCAATAATAAATTTATAAAAAATTAAATAAATTACAACAAATATTTTTTCATAACATTTATAATAAAATTTATTAATAAAAAAGGAGCCCATAATATTGGAAAAAGTAGTTATTGTTGCATCAAAAAGAACTCCAATTGGTAAAATTAATGGTTCATTAAAGAACTTATCATCAGTTGATCTAGGAACTATCGTTACAAAAGAAGTTATCAAGCAGGCAAAAATAAGACCTGAAAATATTGATCAAGTTATATTTGGAAACGTATTACAAGCTGGTGCTGGTCAAAACATATCTAGACAAATTGAAATTAATTCTGGAATCCCCTATTCAAGTACAGCAAATACAGTAAATCAAGTTTGTGGATCTGGTTTAAAAGCCGTAAGAAATGCACAAGCAGCAATTGCAATGGGTGATGCCAAAATAGTTGTTGCTGGTGGAGTAGAAAGTATGTCTAACGCACCATTTTTAAATACCAATATGCGAAAGGGGCATAAATTTGGCAATGTATCGTTAATCGATTCTATTTACAATGACGCATTAATGGATGCATTTAGCAAACAGCCAATGGGCGTTACTGCAGAAAACGTTGCTAAAAAATATGAAATTAGTCGTGAAGAGCAAGACAAATGGGCATATAAATCACACATGCGAGCTATAAAAGCAAATGAAAATGGTTACTTAGCAAACGAAGTTGTTCCAGTTGAAGTTAAGAATAGAAAAAGTTCATTCATATTTAATAAAGATGAAAACATAAGAGAAGATACTAATATAGAAGCTTTAGGAAAATTAAAGCCTGCTTTCAAAGAAAATGGTACTGTCACAGCAGGGAATGCAGCCAGTTTAAATGATGGTGCATCTGCATTAATATTGATGAGTGAATCTGAAGCTAAAAGATTAAATATAAAGCCATTGGCTGTGATTGATGATTATGCAGAAGCCGGTTGTGATCCAGACTATATGGGATATGCTCCATATGATGCAACTAAAAAATTGTTCAGTAAACTAAGTATTAAAATGGAAGATATTGATTTAGTTGAGTTAAATGAAGCATTTGCTGCACAAGTACTAGCAGTAGCAAAAAATTATCATATAAACGAAGATAAATTGAATATATCTGGTGGTGCTATTGCTATGGGGCATCCCTTAGGTGATTCAGGTGCTAGAATTATTGGAACCCTTATCTATAACTTAAAACGCAAAAAGTTAAAAAACGGTTTAGCTACCATTTGTATCGGCGGTGGTATGGGGATGGCAATGAAAATAACTTTATTATAAAAGTCGTTCAGTTTACTAAGTTATAATTTGTTGTATCCTATATATTAGGAGTCTAATTTATTCGTTGCATTTAAGAATAAATTTATATATACTCTTAAGTTATGGTTTTTATAAATTAATAATTAATCTTAAAGGAAGTGTTAAAATGCCTGCAACATACTTAAGAAAGTCAGAAGAAAAGGATTTACCAGAAATTTTAGATATTATCCATTCCGCTATTTCATATTTAGGTGAACAAGGAATTGATCAATGGCAACATGGTTATCCTGCTGATGAAGACTTAAAAAAAGACATTGAAGATGGAATCAACTATGTATTAGTAACTGATGGCAATATTGCTGGAACCGCAACTATTCATCAAGGAATTGATCCTAACTATTTAAAAATTGAAGATGGCGAATGGGTAAATGGTTCAGAAGCCCATTATGCAGCTATTCATCGTGTTGCTATTTCAAACAAATTCCGTGGTCAACATCTTTCACAGAAATTAGTAAGTGGTTTAATCACAGTTTCAACTGTTCTAGGATTTAAAGATATTAGAATTGATACTCATCCGGAAAACAAGGCTATGCAACACGTTATCACCTCAAATGGTTTTGAAAAACGTGGAACTATTCATATGCGTGAAAATGGTCATCCTTGGACTGCTAGATACGCTTACCAATTATTAACTAAATAAAAAAGGTGGCTAAAATATGATGGCTAGTGACTTTTCAGTCCAAATTAAGTTAATTATTATGTATGCAATTGGTGTTATTGCAATGTTAGCATTATTAGGCATTATTTATTATAAACAAAGAACCCTATTTACTAAAAACACAACACCATTGCTAATAGTTTCAATCATAATGATTGCAATTTTAGTCATTGTAATTACTTTACCTTAAAAAAGCGTTGATACGAAATGTATCAACGCTTTTATTATTTGATCTCAACTTTAGTTCCAAAAGGAACATGTTGATTTATCCATTTTGCATCGGGAACCGATAAACGAATACAACCATGTGAGTTAGCTTTCTTGCCTAATTGATGTGCATCTTTCATTAAATACTTGCCAGCTTTATTAACCGGAACACTATGGAACAAGTAGATTCCATGATCTTTCCACGAAGTCCAATAGTTAGCTCCTTCACCAGAAGCGGCATTGTAAAAATGACTACCACGTTCAGCTTGAATACTGTAAGTTCCACGAGGAGTCATGTTATCACCATTATCACTACCAGTTGAGCAATACATAGTGTACAATACCTTATTTTTAGAGCTCATTACGTAAACTCGTTGTTTTTTGATTGATACTAAAAGCCAATTGTTATTTTTAATATTCATATCAGGATATGGCTTATTCTCTGATGATTTTCTCCAATCAATTTTTGGAGCGTTTTTAATTTGATGATTAATATTTTGAGAGCTAGTAGAATTGCTACTTGATACAGAACTTGCTTTTTTATCATTGTTACCACATGCAGTTAAAAACATCGTAATCGCTAAAAATGATAATACTAAATTAATTAGTTTATTTTTACTAATCTTCAATTATATTCATCCCTTAAAATTACTTTTAATAACAAATCACGTAAACTGCAATCGCAATGATAATTGCAATCGCAATCAATATATAACATAACTTTTCAAACATATAAATTCCTTCTTTGTATGCGACGTTAATTATTTAAAATTTTATTCCAACAAATAAACATTGTCAATTAAACAAAAAAAGCTGTTGATTTAATCAACAGCCCTTTTCGATCTATATAAATTGAACAATTGCCATTAAGATAGGGATAACAACAATAAATAAAATAGTTGATGTTGTAACAATGTTAGTTGCGTACTTAACGTCACCATGAGCTTCAGCTGCTAAAATTGGTAAAACAGCTAACATTGGAGTAGCAGATTGTACAATCATAGTTTGATTAAACATTGATGGTAGTGAAACGCCACCGTGCATAGCCAATACTAAGATTCCAACCATTACAGCGGGTGCTATAATAAAACGACCAATTAAAGCAACAACTGTATCACGATCAAATGAGATGCTCTTTAATCCAGCATCAGCTAAAACAATTCCAATGTAGATTAGTGATAATGGAGTAACTAAACTACCTACATATGATAAAGTTTGTGAAATAAATGGAACTTGTAATACTGGAATGTTTAATAGTAGGAAAATTAAAGCAACAATAAAACCAACTAGTGGCATTGGAAGTACTTGCTTCAAATTAATCTTATTGTGTCCTTTTGGTTGATCCT
Proteins encoded:
- a CDS encoding GNAT family N-acetyltransferase, translated to MPATYLRKSEEKDLPEILDIIHSAISYLGEQGIDQWQHGYPADEDLKKDIEDGINYVLVTDGNIAGTATIHQGIDPNYLKIEDGEWVNGSEAHYAAIHRVAISNKFRGQHLSQKLVSGLITVSTVLGFKDIRIDTHPENKAMQHVITSNGFEKRGTIHMRENGHPWTARYAYQLLTK
- a CDS encoding L,D-transpeptidase produces the protein MFLTACGNNDKKASSVSSSNSTSSQNINHQIKNAPKIDWRKSSENKPYPDMNIKNNNWLLVSIKKQRVYVMSSKNKVLYTMYCSTGSDNGDNMTPRGTYSIQAERGSHFYNAASGEGANYWTSWKDHGIYLFHSVPVNKAGKYLMKDAHQLGKKANSHGCIRLSVPDAKWINQHVPFGTKVEIK
- a CDS encoding AEC family transporter — its product is MGVFFTSIQSVLVVVLIMILGYVLRKTGWFADTFSKNISKLIKNIALPASIFVAVLNKLTRDKLVGFSSYLIWGIISVVIGYIIAFALVKIMKIRVGRRGVFINAIVNANTIFIGLPLNLALFGNDSMTYFLVYYIINTVSTWAFGVFLISNDDPTKKDQPKGHNKINLKQVLPMPLVGFIVALIFLLLNIPVLQVPFISQTLSYVGSLVTPLSLIYIGIVLADAGLKSISFDRDTVVALIGRFIIAPAVMVGILVLAMHGGVSLPSMFNQTMIVQSATPMLAVLPILAAEAHGDVKYATNIVTTSTILFIVVIPILMAIVQFI
- a CDS encoding thiolase family protein translates to MEKVVIVASKRTPIGKINGSLKNLSSVDLGTIVTKEVIKQAKIRPENIDQVIFGNVLQAGAGQNISRQIEINSGIPYSSTANTVNQVCGSGLKAVRNAQAAIAMGDAKIVVAGGVESMSNAPFLNTNMRKGHKFGNVSLIDSIYNDALMDAFSKQPMGVTAENVAKKYEISREEQDKWAYKSHMRAIKANENGYLANEVVPVEVKNRKSSFIFNKDENIREDTNIEALGKLKPAFKENGTVTAGNAASLNDGASALILMSESEAKRLNIKPLAVIDDYAEAGCDPDYMGYAPYDATKKLFSKLSIKMEDIDLVELNEAFAAQVLAVAKNYHINEDKLNISGGAIAMGHPLGDSGARIIGTLIYNLKRKKLKNGLATICIGGGMGMAMKITLL